The proteins below come from a single Leptolyngbya sp. 'hensonii' genomic window:
- a CDS encoding CBS domain-containing protein, with translation MLHPSEGAPEQSPPFPPEASQLDSPLRWAPDLNAAIERTPLIVSPETLLVDVITLISQTHHRTCTLDGVEQSTHSDPLSDNFKRQAGCVLVIQDGQLKGILTERDVVRWTATGMNFAGVQVSKVMVHPVITVSQRSLQDIFAVLFLFRRYRIRNVPVVDDTERVIGVISHSSLRQALRPANLLRLYRVADVMTTQVVQAPLSTPVLQVAQLMATQRVSCVVITQFDDENNSRPVGIVTERDIVQFQALQIDLSHTMAERVMSTPLFLLNPEDSLWTAQQEMQKRHVGRLVVSWNWGRKMGILTQTSLLRVFDPVEMYSVIKNLQQTIQQLETEKELQQSLATLKGKTSQALQQMLVILNRLLEQSDLQTPDTRSQLQQIRDQLTTLMR, from the coding sequence TTGTTACATCCGTCCGAAGGTGCGCCTGAACAATCACCCCCATTCCCACCAGAAGCAAGCCAACTGGATAGCCCGTTGCGGTGGGCTCCTGACCTGAATGCTGCGATCGAGAGAACGCCCCTTATCGTTTCACCTGAGACCTTGCTGGTGGATGTGATTACCCTGATTAGCCAGACCCATCATCGGACTTGTACCCTTGATGGAGTAGAACAGTCAACCCATTCCGATCCGCTCTCAGATAATTTCAAGAGACAGGCTGGCTGTGTCCTGGTAATTCAGGACGGGCAACTCAAAGGTATCCTCACTGAACGGGATGTGGTGCGATGGACGGCAACAGGCATGAATTTTGCGGGGGTCCAAGTATCGAAAGTTATGGTCCACCCCGTGATTACAGTATCGCAGCGATCGCTCCAGGATATTTTTGCCGTACTCTTTTTGTTTCGCCGCTATCGGATTCGCAATGTGCCTGTGGTCGATGACACGGAAAGAGTAATTGGGGTGATTTCCCACTCCAGCTTGCGGCAGGCCCTGCGTCCGGCCAACCTCCTGCGGCTATATCGGGTAGCCGATGTGATGACGACTCAGGTTGTGCAGGCTCCCCTGAGCACTCCCGTCTTGCAGGTAGCCCAATTAATGGCCACCCAGCGAGTCAGTTGTGTGGTGATCACCCAGTTCGACGACGAGAATAACTCCCGTCCCGTGGGGATTGTAACTGAACGAGATATTGTCCAGTTTCAAGCCCTGCAAATTGACCTGAGTCATACAATGGCCGAGAGAGTAATGAGTACCCCCCTGTTTCTCTTGAACCCGGAGGATTCTCTCTGGACGGCTCAACAGGAGATGCAAAAACGCCATGTTGGGCGTCTGGTGGTGTCCTGGAACTGGGGGCGAAAAATGGGGATTTTGACTCAAACCAGTCTGCTGCGGGTGTTTGATCCCGTTGAAATGTACAGTGTGATTAAAAACCTGCAACAAACAATTCAGCAACTCGAAACCGAGAAAGAACTCCAGCAGAGCCTTGCTACTCTTAAGGGAAAAACCTCCCAAGCCCTTCAGCAGATGTTGGTGATCCTGAATCGGTTGCTCGAACAGTCCGATTTACAAACCCCAGACACCCGATCGCAACTCCAGCAAATCAGAGATCAGCTAACGACCCTAATGCGGTAA
- a CDS encoding 2Fe-2S iron-sulfur cluster-binding protein — MTIPVSHEADILSALKAHGMELPDSLCHQGNCLSCIGQLLAGDVNQATSSFYPAHNGPVATKFILLCRAFPCSDCTIKTYLLN, encoded by the coding sequence ATGACCATCCCTGTATCCCATGAAGCGGATATTCTGAGTGCGCTGAAAGCCCACGGAATGGAGTTGCCTGACAGCCTCTGTCATCAAGGGAACTGTTTATCCTGTATTGGGCAACTTCTAGCCGGTGACGTTAACCAGGCCACTTCTTCCTTCTATCCGGCACATAATGGCCCTGTAGCCACAAAGTTTATCCTGCTTTGTCGGGCGTTTCCCTGTTCAGATTGCACAATTAAGACCTATCTTTTGAACTGA
- a CDS encoding recombinase family protein gives MSADHSDIPNVQDAWARLVLGRQAKAARGGYVGYGSPAFGQRSVDGELKDDPAEAEVVELIRRHHKSGKSLQKIADWLNQQGYQTKRGKGWQRISVKRVLDRLYGKTARLSEPKCEPESDP, from the coding sequence ATGTCAGCAGACCATTCAGACATCCCCAATGTACAAGATGCCTGGGCAAGGCTGGTGCTAGGGCGGCAGGCCAAAGCTGCTAGGGGAGGGTATGTCGGGTATGGCTCACCCGCATTCGGGCAACGATCGGTGGATGGTGAACTAAAGGACGACCCCGCCGAGGCCGAAGTCGTGGAATTGATTCGTCGTCATCATAAATCTGGCAAGTCTTTGCAAAAAATTGCAGATTGGCTCAATCAACAGGGATATCAAACAAAACGCGGGAAAGGGTGGCAGCGGATCTCAGTCAAACGGGTTCTTGATCGGCTCTATGGAAAAACAGCTCGGCTCTCAGAGCCCAAGTGTGAACCAGAGTCTGATCCATAA